The Candidatus Bathyarchaeota archaeon genome window below encodes:
- a CDS encoding elongation factor EF-2 — protein MPKFRHTSEILKLMGKKEDIRNIGIIAHIDHGKTTMTDSLLAEAGLLSPKIAGEARALDYLEEEQKRGITIKTANISLLHEIEGRPYVINLIDTPGHVDFTGKVTRALRAIDGCVVVVDAVEEVMVQTETVTRQALNERVRPVLFINKVDRLIRELKLSPEETQKKLARIIRDFNNLIELYGEPEFKDKWKVDPAKGTVAFGSALHRWGFTVDIAQKKGIKFKDIVDAYRKDEWKALQQLLPLHVAILDMVVKNLPNPIEAQRYRVPKVWKGDINSEVGQAMLNCDDNGPTVMCITMAQMDPHAGLVATGRLFSGSIREGDQVYLVGARKEYRVQQVSMYMGAFREVVDEIVAGNIAALLGLDLARAGETLVDAAHKEGMIPFERIKYVSEPVITIALEPKNPMDLPRLVDAMHRLSIEDPNLVTTINKETGEYLLSGMGELHLEIAVKFLREYGGGLDIVTSQPIVVYRESVQTQGIVAMAKSPNKHNRFWIQVEPLDEKVIQMIEKGEIAEDMGRKEIGNILYRECGWPVEEARNVWAIEEHKNILIDLTKGIQYLREARDMIISGFRWACETGPLCEEPIRGVKVKLVDAQLHEDPVHRGPAQIMPATRRAILGSFLTAKPVLLEPIYKIGVSVPAQWVGEVTSLITRKRGRIVASESKGALTMITGYIPVAETFGLSAEMRSATSGHAFWQCTFDHWEKVPENLALDVIMKIRERKGLPKEIPKPQRFIDEA, from the coding sequence ATGCCAAAGTTTCGTCATACTTCAGAGATACTTAAGCTGATGGGTAAGAAAGAGGATATTCGCAACATTGGAATTATTGCGCATATTGACCATGGGAAGACTACTATGACTGACTCTCTTTTGGCTGAGGCTGGCTTGCTTTCGCCTAAAATTGCTGGTGAGGCAAGAGCCCTTGACTATCTGGAAGAGGAGCAGAAAAGAGGGATAACAATAAAAACTGCTAACATTTCGCTTTTACATGAAATTGAGGGAAGACCATACGTTATCAACTTAATTGACACTCCTGGCCATGTGGACTTCACTGGGAAGGTTACGCGGGCTTTGAGGGCCATAGATGGATGCGTGGTTGTAGTTGACGCTGTAGAAGAAGTTATGGTTCAAACGGAAACGGTTACTCGTCAAGCCCTAAACGAGAGGGTTAGGCCTGTTCTCTTTATAAATAAGGTTGACAGGCTTATTAGGGAGTTGAAGCTTAGCCCTGAAGAGACTCAGAAAAAGCTTGCAAGGATAATAAGGGACTTCAACAACCTAATTGAGCTCTACGGAGAACCGGAATTTAAGGATAAATGGAAGGTTGACCCGGCTAAGGGAACCGTAGCCTTCGGTTCAGCCCTGCACCGTTGGGGTTTCACAGTAGACATAGCGCAGAAGAAGGGAATTAAATTTAAGGACATTGTTGACGCCTATCGGAAAGACGAATGGAAAGCCTTACAGCAGCTTCTTCCATTACACGTGGCCATACTAGACATGGTTGTTAAAAACTTGCCAAACCCGATTGAAGCACAAAGATACCGTGTTCCCAAAGTTTGGAAGGGTGATATAAACTCCGAAGTCGGTCAGGCCATGCTTAACTGCGACGATAACGGGCCGACAGTAATGTGTATTACGATGGCTCAGATGGATCCGCATGCAGGCTTAGTTGCGACTGGAAGATTGTTTTCTGGTTCAATTCGGGAGGGAGACCAAGTATATCTTGTTGGCGCTCGGAAAGAGTACAGAGTACAGCAGGTTTCCATGTATATGGGTGCGTTCCGTGAGGTTGTTGACGAAATAGTTGCGGGTAACATTGCAGCTTTGCTTGGACTTGACTTGGCAAGGGCTGGAGAAACTTTGGTTGACGCTGCCCATAAAGAGGGAATGATACCTTTTGAACGTATCAAATATGTTTCTGAACCAGTCATAACCATAGCTCTTGAACCTAAAAACCCAATGGATTTACCTAGGCTTGTTGACGCAATGCACAGGCTTTCAATTGAGGATCCAAACCTCGTTACCACCATTAATAAGGAAACCGGAGAATACTTGCTCAGCGGAATGGGCGAACTACACTTGGAGATAGCCGTCAAATTCCTTAGAGAATATGGAGGGGGACTTGACATAGTAACTTCCCAGCCAATAGTCGTCTACAGAGAAAGCGTTCAAACTCAAGGAATAGTTGCAATGGCAAAAAGTCCCAACAAGCATAATAGGTTCTGGATTCAAGTTGAACCCTTGGACGAGAAAGTTATCCAAATGATTGAAAAGGGTGAAATAGCCGAAGACATGGGAAGGAAAGAGATTGGAAACATCCTTTATCGTGAATGCGGATGGCCAGTTGAAGAAGCTAGAAACGTTTGGGCAATAGAGGAACACAAGAACATTCTAATAGACCTAACCAAGGGAATTCAATATTTACGTGAAGCAAGAGACATGATAATTTCAGGGTTCAGATGGGCATGCGAAACTGGGCCCCTCTGCGAAGAACCAATAAGAGGAGTAAAAGTCAAACTCGTGGACGCACAACTGCACGAGGACCCAGTTCATAGAGGACCAGCCCAAATAATGCCTGCTACGCGAAGGGCAATTTTAGGTTCCTTCCTAACAGCGAAACCAGTTCTGCTAGAGCCAATATACAAAATTGGAGTTTCCGTTCCAGCTCAGTGGGTAGGCGAAGTAACAAGCCTAATAACACGTAAACGCGGAAGAATAGTAGCCTCAGAATCGAAGGGCGCTTTAACAATGATAACTGGCTACATACCAGTCGCAGAAACTTTCGGGCTTTCAGCCGAGATGCGGTCTGCAACTTCAGGCCACGCCTTCTGGCAGTGCACATTCGACCACTGGGAAAAGGTTCCAGAAAATCTCGCATTAGACGTAATAATGAAGATTAGGGAAAGAAAAGGACTGCCAAAAGAGATACCAAAACCGCAAAGATTCATAGATGAAGCCTAA
- a CDS encoding serine/threonine protein kinase: MSSADVAVSLYLKLHPLDISILKAIELLMAKHEYVPEVLIAKKAKVSLEEAQHRLQHLSKNRLIRKWKGAYTGYVLNMAGYDVLAINAFVKANVLEAFGKPLGIGKEADVYDALTPEGQRVAVKFHRLGRTSFRQTRRKRDYVAERFHISWLYQSRLAAIKEFQALKLLYPEKVAVPKPVKHNRHAIVMSMIEGAELYRYRDIPDPKHVFMEILENVRKAYLKAGVIHADLSEYNVILQPDMHILIIDWPQYVRNNHPNAEQLLKRDLRNILTFFRKKRLLKANLDEVFAYVTGLKDSVNVTEV; encoded by the coding sequence ATGTCAAGTGCGGACGTTGCCGTAAGTCTTTACCTAAAACTGCATCCGTTAGACATTAGCATACTTAAGGCGATAGAACTTTTAATGGCAAAGCATGAATATGTTCCGGAAGTTCTGATAGCGAAAAAGGCGAAAGTAAGCCTTGAAGAAGCTCAGCATCGTCTGCAGCATTTAAGCAAAAACCGTTTAATTAGAAAATGGAAAGGAGCCTACACTGGGTATGTCCTAAACATGGCTGGATACGACGTTCTAGCGATAAACGCCTTTGTAAAGGCAAATGTCCTTGAAGCTTTCGGAAAACCGTTAGGAATAGGGAAAGAGGCAGACGTATACGATGCGTTAACTCCAGAAGGCCAAAGAGTAGCCGTAAAATTTCACAGACTTGGAAGAACAAGCTTCCGCCAAACTAGGCGTAAAAGAGATTACGTAGCTGAAAGATTTCACATAAGCTGGCTATATCAATCTAGACTGGCAGCCATAAAGGAGTTTCAAGCATTAAAGCTTCTTTATCCAGAAAAAGTGGCTGTTCCAAAGCCGGTAAAACATAATAGACATGCAATAGTCATGAGCATGATAGAAGGAGCGGAACTCTATAGATACCGAGACATACCTGACCCGAAGCATGTTTTCATGGAAATTCTGGAAAACGTCAGAAAAGCCTACTTGAAGGCAGGCGTAATTCACGCAGACTTAAGCGAATATAATGTTATTCTTCAACCAGACATGCATATTCTGATAATAGATTGGCCTCAATACGTAAGAAATAATCATCCTAATGCTGAACAACTGCTTAAAAGAGATTTGCGAAACATTTTGACTTTTTTCCGTAAAAAACGCCTTTTAAAAGCTAATCTTGATGAAGTTTTCGCGTATGTTACTGGCTTGAAAGATTCCGTGAATGTCACTGAGGTTTAG
- a CDS encoding ribonucleoprotein codes for MEPSKKPLNVIVKRLNSYIAVVLKNGVEYRGTMVQCDGHMNLILDGATEYVNGEMVANYGTILVRGNNILYIRIDMPKPQ; via the coding sequence ATGGAGCCTAGTAAAAAGCCGTTAAATGTCATAGTAAAACGGTTAAATTCGTATATAGCTGTTGTTTTAAAGAATGGTGTTGAATACCGTGGGACAATGGTTCAATGCGATGGTCATATGAACCTTATACTTGACGGAGCAACAGAATACGTCAACGGAGAAATGGTGGCCAACTACGGAACAATACTCGTCCGCGGGAACAATATACTTTACATCAGAATAGACATGCCTAAACCTCAGTGA
- the thiC gene encoding phosphomethylpyrimidine synthase ThiC, with product MEIAKKGEITPEMRLVAREEQVSEEKLRRRIAEGTVIITKNAKRENVHPIGIGKGLRTKVNTNIGTSRDLCDLKLELKKAEIAIKYGTDTIMDLSTGGNLDEIRRTILEKVTVPVGTVPIYQAAIEAAQKKGSIVYMTEDDIFNTIERHAKDGVDFITVHCGITKRIVKRIAKHPRLMGIVSRGGTFLAVWMLYNKKENPLYSNYDYLLEIAKEYDVTLSLGDALRPGCIFDSTDWAQIQELLTVGELVERARERNVQAMVEGPGHLPLNHIEANVQLEKAICKDAPFYVLGPIVTEIAPGYDHIVSAIGGAIAGMAGADFLCYLTPAEHLALPTVEDVKEGVIATRIAAHAADIVKLGAEAYKKDLKMAKARAELNWKAQFENAIDPEKARKIRSRVKLKSPETCSMCSEFCAIKLLKEALKTKAECL from the coding sequence ATGGAAATTGCGAAAAAGGGAGAAATAACTCCTGAAATGCGCCTAGTAGCCAGAGAAGAGCAAGTTTCAGAAGAAAAATTAAGAAGAAGAATAGCTGAAGGAACCGTGATAATAACTAAGAATGCTAAAAGAGAAAACGTGCACCCAATTGGGATAGGTAAAGGATTAAGGACAAAAGTTAACACCAACATCGGAACCTCACGAGACCTCTGCGATTTGAAATTGGAGCTAAAAAAGGCTGAAATAGCAATAAAATATGGAACAGACACCATAATGGATTTGAGCACAGGCGGAAACCTCGACGAGATAAGAAGGACAATCCTAGAAAAAGTAACTGTTCCAGTTGGCACAGTTCCAATTTATCAAGCCGCGATTGAGGCTGCCCAAAAGAAGGGTTCAATAGTTTACATGACAGAAGACGACATTTTCAACACGATTGAACGACACGCCAAGGACGGCGTTGACTTCATAACGGTTCACTGCGGAATAACCAAAAGAATAGTTAAACGGATAGCAAAGCATCCGCGTCTTATGGGAATAGTCAGCAGGGGGGGAACGTTCCTTGCAGTTTGGATGCTTTACAACAAAAAGGAAAACCCGCTCTATTCAAATTATGATTATCTTCTTGAAATAGCAAAGGAATACGATGTTACACTAAGCCTAGGAGATGCATTAAGGCCAGGCTGCATATTCGACTCAACAGATTGGGCTCAAATACAGGAACTCTTAACCGTAGGCGAACTAGTCGAAAGGGCAAGAGAAAGAAATGTTCAAGCAATGGTTGAAGGCCCTGGCCATCTGCCTCTAAACCACATTGAAGCCAACGTTCAGCTTGAAAAGGCGATCTGTAAAGACGCACCCTTCTATGTTCTAGGGCCAATAGTAACCGAGATAGCGCCGGGATACGATCATATAGTTTCAGCAATAGGCGGTGCAATAGCCGGAATGGCCGGAGCAGACTTCCTATGCTACCTAACTCCAGCAGAACACTTAGCCTTACCAACAGTTGAGGATGTAAAGGAGGGAGTTATAGCAACAAGAATAGCTGCTCACGCCGCGGACATAGTCAAGTTAGGAGCGGAAGCATATAAAAAAGACCTTAAAATGGCAAAAGCAAGAGCGGAACTAAACTGGAAAGCCCAGTTTGAAAACGCTATAGACCCGGAAAAAGCTAGAAAAATTAGAAGCCGTGTGAAATTGAAGTCTCCGGAAACATGCTCAATGTGCTCAGAATTTTGTGCAATAAAACTATTAAAAGAGGCGTTAAAGACAAAGGCTGAATGTCTTTAG
- a CDS encoding anaerobic ribonucleoside-triphosphate reductase activating protein has protein sequence MKLTIKGFVDVSLVDWDGKVSSVVFLPNCNLRCPFCQNAKLVLHPEELPTISFEEITERLAKMKKWIDGVVITGGEPTLHLDLPSFCRKLKDLDFKVKLDTNGTNPRVLQKLIEEELIDYVALDVKAPLNEQKYSEATGVKTEKLLKEIINSINLLQNGKVDYEFRTTVVPSIHTKESIEEICKALKGCKKYVIQNFRPGETIDPRFSKVKPFSRAELDDYVKIASKYISNVVLRT, from the coding sequence ATGAAACTGACCATAAAAGGCTTTGTAGATGTAAGCCTAGTTGATTGGGACGGAAAAGTATCGTCAGTAGTATTCCTCCCCAACTGCAACCTACGTTGCCCCTTCTGTCAAAACGCTAAACTTGTTCTGCATCCCGAAGAACTTCCAACAATAAGCTTCGAAGAAATAACGGAAAGATTGGCGAAAATGAAGAAATGGATAGATGGAGTAGTAATAACTGGTGGAGAACCAACACTTCACTTAGACCTACCGTCATTTTGCAGAAAATTGAAAGACTTAGACTTTAAGGTTAAACTAGACACTAACGGCACAAATCCTAGAGTTTTACAAAAATTAATCGAAGAAGAACTTATAGACTATGTAGCATTAGATGTTAAGGCTCCGCTAAACGAACAGAAATATTCTGAAGCAACAGGAGTTAAAACTGAAAAACTGCTTAAAGAAATAATTAATTCGATAAACCTTCTTCAAAACGGAAAAGTCGACTATGAATTTAGAACAACTGTTGTTCCGTCAATCCATACGAAGGAAAGCATAGAAGAAATTTGCAAGGCATTAAAGGGCTGTAAAAAATACGTTATACAAAACTTTAGACCCGGAGAAACTATAGACCCTAGATTCAGTAAGGTTAAGCCTTTCTCCAGAGCTGAGCTGGACGATTATGTTAAAATAGCCAGCAAATACATTTCAAACGTTGTTCTAAGAACTTAA
- a CDS encoding nucleotidyltransferase family protein: MPKAKALILCGGPGTRLRPITYYFQKTMIPVGTKQKPLLEYVVRLLKYHGIRELTFLVNYKYEQIENYFSDGSRFGVKISYLHDDPKLKGTGGSILNAYHKEVIDLNDTLLVYYGDILTNLDIREMIRYHKRKKASATVALAPGFSVRVGLAEINDEGRIKGFVEKPVLEKPVSMGIVALDGKVLELMKKLAEEKRETDLMRDVIPYLIENNMPVYGYLSKAFWYDVGSTEAYEKLNPKTVDRVMAFLFK; this comes from the coding sequence ATGCCAAAGGCAAAGGCCCTTATCTTATGCGGAGGGCCTGGAACAAGGTTAAGGCCGATCACCTATTATTTCCAAAAAACCATGATTCCAGTTGGAACAAAGCAAAAACCTCTTCTTGAATATGTTGTTAGACTTCTGAAATATCACGGTATAAGAGAGTTAACGTTTCTAGTTAATTACAAGTACGAGCAGATAGAAAACTACTTTTCCGACGGCTCAAGATTCGGGGTTAAAATTTCCTATCTCCACGATGACCCAAAATTGAAAGGTACAGGCGGCTCAATTTTAAACGCTTACCACAAAGAAGTCATAGATTTAAACGATACATTACTTGTCTATTATGGAGATATTCTCACAAACTTGGACATAAGAGAAATGATTAGGTACCATAAAAGAAAGAAGGCTTCAGCAACTGTCGCATTGGCCCCCGGCTTCAGCGTTAGAGTTGGCCTGGCAGAAATTAACGATGAAGGAAGAATAAAGGGTTTTGTTGAAAAGCCTGTTTTAGAAAAACCCGTTAGTATGGGAATAGTCGCACTGGATGGAAAAGTTTTAGAACTTATGAAGAAATTAGCAGAAGAGAAGAGGGAAACCGATCTAATGAGGGACGTCATTCCGTATCTAATTGAAAATAACATGCCAGTTTATGGTTACCTTTCGAAGGCATTTTGGTATGATGTTGGAAGTACAGAAGCCTATGAGAAGTTGAATCCGAAAACCGTGGATAGAGTTATGGCTTTTCTTTTTAAATAG
- a CDS encoding transcriptional regulator, with the protein MVSKDQAIGWIILIICIIVIIGYPTALYVWPEWQFILVAVPVTIAIILIFAIGAWIGWTMATTPPPKPIEEIEAEIEEEKEEETTTETKSESETEEKEKEKKGKKKE; encoded by the coding sequence ATGGTTAGTAAGGACCAAGCAATAGGATGGATAATACTCATAATATGCATAATCGTAATAATCGGATACCCAACCGCATTATATGTATGGCCCGAATGGCAGTTCATTCTAGTGGCAGTTCCAGTAACCATAGCAATAATTCTAATATTCGCTATTGGCGCTTGGATAGGATGGACCATGGCGACAACGCCTCCACCGAAGCCCATAGAGGAAATAGAAGCAGAAATAGAAGAGGAAAAAGAAGAAGAGACAACGACTGAAACTAAAAGTGAGAGCGAAACTGAAGAGAAAGAAAAAGAGAAAAAAGGAAAGAAAAAGGAATAA
- a CDS encoding adenosylhomocysteinase, with protein sequence MEEFKVKNPELAPKGELLIEWASMHMPVLNKIKERFEKEKPLEGLTIGACLHVTKETAVLVTTLQAGGAKVALCGSNPLSTQDEVAAALAKRGIHVYAWRGETTSEYYWCIDQVIAYKPKITMDDGADLVSTIHAEKPEFLSEIKGGTEETTTGVQRLRAMEKTGDLKYPIIAVNDAYTKFLFDNRYGTGQSTIDGILRATNILLAGKNFVVCGYGWCGRGLALRARGMGANVIITEVNPLRALEAVMDGFRVMPLTQASEIGDIFVTTTGNINVIRKEYMLKMKNGAILANSGHFNVEINLKDLENLAETKRKIRPNLEEFTLSNGRKIYLLSEGRLVNLASAEGHPSEVMDMSFSNQALCVEYLAKNEKMPPKVYKVPKEIDEKVAKLKLEAMNIKIDELTEEQKRYLESWKMGTI encoded by the coding sequence ATGGAAGAATTTAAAGTGAAAAATCCTGAACTAGCACCAAAAGGTGAACTTCTAATAGAATGGGCTTCCATGCACATGCCCGTTCTAAACAAGATAAAAGAAAGATTTGAAAAGGAAAAACCGCTTGAAGGCCTGACCATAGGCGCATGCTTACACGTTACAAAGGAAACAGCAGTGCTCGTCACAACCCTCCAAGCCGGAGGAGCAAAAGTTGCCCTCTGCGGCTCAAATCCCCTCTCAACACAAGACGAAGTTGCCGCTGCGCTTGCAAAGCGGGGCATACACGTATATGCATGGAGGGGGGAAACAACAAGCGAGTACTACTGGTGCATAGACCAGGTGATAGCTTATAAGCCAAAAATAACAATGGATGATGGGGCAGACCTAGTAAGCACGATACATGCGGAAAAACCAGAGTTTCTATCTGAAATCAAAGGGGGAACAGAGGAAACAACAACTGGAGTGCAAAGGCTTAGAGCTATGGAGAAAACCGGAGACCTAAAGTACCCAATAATCGCCGTTAACGACGCCTATACAAAATTTCTATTTGATAACCGATATGGAACTGGGCAAAGCACAATTGATGGAATATTAAGGGCAACTAACATTCTATTAGCTGGGAAAAATTTCGTAGTTTGCGGTTACGGATGGTGCGGTAGAGGACTAGCCCTCAGAGCAAGAGGAATGGGTGCAAACGTAATCATCACGGAAGTAAATCCCCTCAGAGCCCTAGAAGCAGTAATGGACGGCTTCAGAGTTATGCCGCTAACTCAAGCCTCAGAAATTGGAGATATATTCGTAACCACCACGGGGAACATAAACGTGATAAGAAAAGAATACATGCTTAAAATGAAGAACGGCGCCATACTAGCCAACAGCGGCCACTTCAACGTAGAAATAAACCTAAAAGACCTAGAGAATCTAGCTGAAACAAAAAGGAAGATAAGGCCGAACCTAGAGGAGTTCACACTTTCAAACGGGAGAAAAATATACCTCTTAAGCGAAGGCAGACTCGTCAACTTAGCCTCAGCCGAGGGACATCCATCAGAAGTAATGGACATGTCATTTTCAAATCAAGCTCTTTGCGTTGAATACTTGGCCAAAAATGAGAAAATGCCGCCGAAAGTTTACAAAGTGCCAAAAGAAATAGACGAAAAAGTAGCAAAGCTTAAACTGGAAGCCATGAACATCAAAATAGACGAACTCACAGAAGAACAAAAACGCTACTTAGAATCGTGGAAAATGGGCACTATTTAA
- a CDS encoding amidohydrolase, producing the protein MDLMVTNGTIVTGSEKGTIREGAVVIEDDRIVEVGKCDYLKHKYPRGYDKIDAKGKVVVPGLVNTHHHAAMSLLRGYADDYPLHEWLEKWIWPLEKHMTGHDIYVGALLTAVESLLSGTTTVNTMYHYLPNENEAKAFAEAGLRGVIGHVCFSWRKKDDIKALEDLAKNWHGKENGRIRVSVCPHAPYTVDPNYMVELKQLSNQLNEQYGIEKPIIWHIHIAETKDEKEKIEKNFKISLKEGIFKYLDSLKVLDSKVLAVHCVWLSEKDIQIIRKRKVKVSHNPVSNLKLASGISPIPKLLESKVTVSLGTDSACSNNSPDMFEVMKITALLHKGVNLNPTVTPARQVFKMATIEGAKALNWEREIGSIEAEKKADLAIVNFRKPHLHPLYDEISHLVYSAKSADVETVLIDGRIVVENREVKTVNVEHVMKMAEKCKEKLLEKLQRAK; encoded by the coding sequence TTGGATTTAATGGTAACTAATGGAACGATAGTAACTGGCAGTGAAAAGGGAACAATACGTGAAGGCGCAGTCGTAATTGAGGACGATAGAATTGTTGAAGTTGGAAAATGCGACTATTTAAAGCACAAGTATCCACGAGGATATGACAAAATAGATGCTAAAGGGAAAGTTGTTGTCCCAGGGTTGGTAAATACGCATCATCACGCTGCCATGAGCCTTTTGAGAGGTTATGCTGATGATTACCCGCTTCACGAGTGGCTGGAAAAGTGGATATGGCCTCTTGAAAAACACATGACTGGACATGATATCTATGTAGGCGCTTTACTTACCGCCGTAGAATCTTTGCTAAGCGGAACAACAACCGTTAACACAATGTATCATTACCTTCCAAACGAGAATGAAGCTAAAGCTTTTGCTGAAGCTGGCCTAAGGGGAGTTATCGGCCACGTATGTTTCTCATGGAGAAAAAAGGACGACATAAAAGCCTTAGAAGATCTAGCTAAAAACTGGCACGGCAAAGAAAACGGCAGAATAAGGGTTAGCGTCTGCCCTCATGCACCCTACACGGTTGACCCTAACTACATGGTTGAACTAAAACAGCTTTCAAACCAATTAAACGAACAGTACGGTATAGAAAAGCCAATAATTTGGCATATCCACATTGCCGAAACTAAGGATGAAAAAGAGAAAATAGAGAAAAACTTTAAAATAAGTCTAAAAGAGGGAATTTTCAAATATTTAGATTCATTGAAAGTTTTAGACAGCAAAGTTTTGGCTGTTCATTGCGTTTGGCTTAGCGAAAAGGACATTCAAATAATAAGGAAAAGAAAAGTTAAAGTTTCTCATAATCCAGTTTCAAATTTAAAACTTGCCTCTGGGATAAGTCCAATTCCGAAACTTCTTGAAAGCAAAGTCACTGTTTCGCTTGGCACCGACAGTGCATGTTCAAACAACAGCCCAGACATGTTTGAAGTCATGAAGATTACAGCTTTGCTCCACAAAGGAGTAAACCTTAACCCGACGGTAACTCCTGCAAGACAAGTTTTCAAAATGGCAACTATCGAAGGGGCGAAGGCACTAAACTGGGAAAGGGAAATAGGCTCAATTGAAGCAGAGAAAAAGGCGGACCTTGCAATAGTAAACTTCAGAAAACCTCACTTGCATCCGCTTTATGACGAAATAAGCCACCTCGTATATTCGGCCAAGTCAGCAGACGTAGAAACCGTCCTAATAGATGGAAGGATAGTCGTAGAAAACCGCGAAGTAAAAACCGTCAATGTTGAACATGTAATGAAAATGGCGGAAAAGTGCAAAGAAAAACTATTGGAAAAGTTGCAACGTGCAAAATAA
- a CDS encoding isoaspartyl peptidase/L-asparaginase: protein MVVHGGAGTWHPERQNPGIEGVKEAALKGFNILMENGSAVDAVEVAVMSMEDNEVFNAGKGSTFTLDKRIEMEASIMDGKTLKAGAAGLLTDIKNPVHLARIVMEKTDFVFLIGEGAEKLAEIYNLERQNPATELRLKYWKNLREKLLKGEVNYLPRLHELVEQHPELFVYETVGAVALDKEGNVAAATSTGGMTLKIPGRIGDSPLIGCGTYADNAAGACSATGIGEIAIRLVLAKTVCDYMQRVSAQKAVEEAIKLVNRRIAAKANFMGLIAVDTEGNIGAAHNSPNMCWAYMHRGMSSPKASLTAEIIKS from the coding sequence ATAGTTGTACATGGAGGAGCTGGAACCTGGCATCCGGAAAGACAAAATCCTGGCATTGAAGGAGTTAAAGAAGCCGCTTTAAAAGGCTTTAACATTTTGATGGAGAACGGAAGCGCCGTGGACGCTGTTGAAGTTGCAGTTATGTCCATGGAGGATAACGAAGTTTTCAATGCAGGGAAGGGTTCAACTTTCACGTTGGATAAGCGAATAGAGATGGAAGCTTCAATAATGGACGGAAAAACCCTCAAAGCCGGAGCCGCCGGCCTGCTGACGGACATAAAAAACCCGGTGCATTTGGCAAGAATAGTCATGGAAAAAACAGATTTCGTCTTTCTTATAGGAGAAGGAGCAGAAAAACTGGCTGAAATTTACAACCTAGAAAGACAAAACCCTGCTACGGAGCTTAGGCTAAAATACTGGAAAAACTTAAGGGAGAAACTCTTGAAAGGCGAAGTTAACTATTTACCTAGACTTCACGAGCTTGTAGAGCAACACCCCGAACTTTTCGTCTATGAAACCGTTGGCGCAGTAGCGTTAGATAAAGAAGGAAACGTTGCCGCAGCAACATCAACCGGCGGGATGACCCTAAAGATTCCTGGCAGAATAGGCGACTCTCCACTCATCGGATGCGGCACCTACGCGGATAATGCCGCCGGAGCATGCTCAGCCACCGGAATAGGGGAAATAGCCATAAGACTAGTTCTTGCAAAAACTGTCTGCGATTACATGCAGAGGGTAAGTGCGCAAAAAGCAGTGGAAGAAGCAATCAAACTTGTGAATAGAAGGATAGCTGCTAAAGCCAATTTTATGGGCTTAATAGCTGTTGACACCGAAGGAAACATAGGCGCTGCACATAATTCTCCAAACATGTGCTGGGCTTACATGCATAGGGGAATGTCAAGTCCGAAAGCAAGCTTGACAGCCGAAATAATTAAATCATAA